The following coding sequences lie in one Lolium perenne isolate Kyuss_39 chromosome 2, Kyuss_2.0, whole genome shotgun sequence genomic window:
- the LOC127330703 gene encoding uncharacterized protein has product MASTKEIVPLSSEDEPVIPPPSRKVVRKVKASSTVPLASSIVPPSSNDHVSVFPFFHSNNPYPIAPEPIVGWLKPSVGFDNLVIYFDKLFALSSQPIHAAVDIVVDFADQFIRMEAENAHLREVAKSSTEQLEKANKLATEAQKEAASLKELNLLKEKMKEEEQLKFEAQAQADKKEGDLHKSIESLLGAADMPVDRTNRLRVDSMSDAICFVVDSSEQIQELLKKTKEDFSKLFLMMFPKLDQDKTLGELVNTFFVDSGSTIEVLKRRSRLYGVLLAFQLLMEYGFEADLERLTKALPKNKDGSTVKLGLFNDSARICASQLLKLVEDQK; this is encoded by the exons ATGGCGTCGACAAAAGAAATAGTGCCCTTGTCATCTGAAGATGAACCAGTTATTCCTCCTCCTTCGAGGAAAGTAGTGAGGAAGGTTAAAGCTTCTTCTACTGTTCCTTTGGCAAGTTCTATTGTTCCACCATCTTCGAATGATCATGTGAGTGTTTTCCCCTTTTTTCATTCTAATAATCCGTACCCGATAGCCCCCGAGCCGATAGTTGGCTGGTTGAAGCCGAGTGTTGGCTTTGATAATCTTGTGATATACTTTGACAAACTCTTTGCTTTATCGTCACAACCTATTCATGCCGCAGTCGATATTGTGGTGGATTTTGCTGATCAATTCATTCGCATGGAAGCGGAGAATGCTCATCTTCGCGAGGTTGCCAAGTCTTCGACTGAACAGCTTGAGAAAGCAAATAAGCTGGCAACTGAAGCTCAAAAAGAAGCCGCAAGTTTGAAGGAGCTGAATCTGCTGAAGGAAAAGatgaaggaggaggagcagctgAAGTTCGAAGCTCAGGCCCAAGCAGACAAAAAGGAGGGCGACCTCCATAAATCTATCGAGAGTCTGCTAG GTGCTGCCGACATGCCTGTCGACCGTACCAACAGGCTTCGAGTAGATTCTATGTCGGATGCCATCTGCTTTGTCGTGGACTCCAGCGAACAAATTCAGGAGCTCTTAAAGAAGACCAAGGAAGATTTCTCAAAGCTATTCTTGATGATGTTCCCTAAGCTGGACCAAGACAAAACTCTTGGAGAGCTCGTGAACACTTTCTTCGTCGACTCCGGCAGCACCATCGAGGTACTGAAGCGTCGCTCTCGTCTTTATGGAGTGCTTCTTGCGTTTCAGCTTTTGATGGAGTATGGATTCGAGGCCGATTTGGAGCGCCTGACTAAAGCACTGCCGAAGAATAAAGATGGCTCAACTGTCAAACTTGGCCTCTTCAATGACTCGGCACGCATATGCGCAAGCCAGCTCCTTAAGTTAGTTGAAGACCAGAAGTAG